In a single window of the Micromonospora inositola genome:
- a CDS encoding amylo-alpha-1,6-glucosidase, whose translation MIEMRFGPQVCGDLAAGSTREWLVPDGRGGYAMGTVSGLRTRRYHGLLVVAGETPAIRRMGLVGLDPAVTLPSGARVRLGAHDWSSGDVDPRGFELLEQFALVDGVPRWRWRIGDVVIEREIAMAYGRSCVAVVHRLVSGGPVRLDLAAACTWRDAHGERRADGPTPRMEPAAGGAVIEGAFRLTGPDWTPAGQWWLGVRHREEAARGLNPDEDLWYAGRFAGALDRPGDTVSVLAWADDLTDHPPAASALVEAARRRNRDVVAAAKPADPVAAALALAADAFVVRTANGPDVVAGYPWFGAWSRDTMTSYEGLFLRTNRGDEGRELLRAYAATLSEGMLANTADTGRVEYNTVDATLWFLHAVNRHVTVTGDTDLGDELLPALHAVVEAHLAGTRYGIAVDPADGLLTQGGPPEVALTWMDARVYGVPVTPRTGKPVEVNALWVNGLAGLAELTELVGRDGTALWGLHTKATTAFRKRFPAPVGWLHDVVDAPAPAYPLGGAPHHDDDLLRPNQLLAWSLPYAPLDPDEATLRRITAGLFTPLGPRSLSPDSPGFVGRHRGGPAERDGAYHQGTVWPWLIGPLVDAHRRAGLPTDDLLVGLEGHLGEYGLGSVSETADGLAPHGATGCPFQAWSVAELLRVRQAG comes from the coding sequence TTGATCGAAATGCGCTTCGGTCCGCAGGTCTGCGGCGACCTCGCCGCCGGGTCGACCCGGGAATGGCTGGTCCCGGACGGCCGGGGCGGCTACGCCATGGGCACGGTCAGCGGGCTGCGCACCCGCCGATACCACGGGCTGCTGGTGGTGGCCGGGGAAACGCCGGCGATCCGCCGGATGGGTCTGGTCGGCCTGGACCCGGCGGTCACCCTGCCGTCCGGGGCCCGGGTGCGCCTCGGCGCGCACGATTGGTCCTCCGGTGACGTCGACCCCCGCGGCTTCGAGCTGCTGGAGCAGTTCGCCCTGGTCGACGGGGTGCCGCGCTGGCGCTGGCGGATCGGGGACGTGGTGATCGAGCGGGAGATCGCCATGGCGTACGGCCGGTCCTGCGTGGCGGTGGTGCACCGGCTGGTGTCGGGCGGCCCGGTCCGGCTGGACCTGGCGGCGGCCTGCACCTGGCGGGACGCGCACGGCGAGCGGCGGGCCGACGGGCCGACACCTCGGATGGAGCCGGCCGCGGGCGGAGCGGTGATCGAGGGGGCGTTCCGGCTGACCGGGCCGGACTGGACGCCCGCGGGGCAGTGGTGGCTGGGCGTGCGCCACCGCGAGGAGGCGGCCCGCGGGCTGAACCCGGACGAGGACCTCTGGTACGCGGGCCGCTTCGCCGGGGCGCTGGACCGCCCCGGCGACACGGTGTCGGTGCTGGCCTGGGCCGACGACCTGACCGACCATCCGCCCGCGGCGAGCGCGCTGGTCGAGGCGGCCCGGCGGCGAAACCGGGACGTGGTGGCCGCGGCGAAGCCGGCCGACCCGGTGGCGGCGGCCCTCGCCCTGGCCGCCGACGCGTTCGTGGTGCGCACGGCCAACGGCCCGGACGTGGTCGCCGGCTACCCGTGGTTCGGCGCCTGGTCGCGGGACACCATGACCTCCTACGAGGGGCTCTTCCTGCGCACCAACCGGGGCGACGAGGGGCGGGAGCTGCTGCGGGCGTACGCGGCGACGCTGTCGGAGGGGATGCTGGCGAACACCGCCGACACCGGCCGGGTGGAGTACAACACGGTCGACGCGACGCTGTGGTTCCTGCACGCGGTGAACCGGCACGTCACCGTCACCGGCGACACCGACCTCGGCGACGAGCTGCTGCCCGCGCTGCACGCCGTGGTCGAGGCGCACCTGGCGGGCACCCGGTACGGCATCGCGGTCGACCCGGCCGACGGGCTGCTCACCCAGGGCGGCCCGCCGGAGGTCGCGCTGACCTGGATGGACGCCCGGGTGTACGGGGTGCCGGTGACTCCGCGGACCGGCAAGCCGGTGGAGGTCAACGCGCTCTGGGTGAACGGGCTGGCCGGCCTGGCCGAGCTGACCGAGCTGGTCGGCCGGGACGGCACCGCGCTGTGGGGGCTGCACACGAAGGCGACCACGGCGTTCCGGAAGCGGTTCCCGGCGCCGGTGGGCTGGCTGCACGACGTGGTGGACGCGCCGGCCCCGGCGTACCCGCTGGGCGGGGCCCCGCACCACGACGACGACCTGCTCCGCCCCAACCAGCTGCTCGCCTGGTCGCTGCCGTACGCCCCGCTGGACCCGGACGAGGCGACGCTGCGCCGGATCACCGCCGGGCTGTTCACCCCGCTCGGGCCGCGCAGCCTCTCCCCCGACTCACCGGGCTTCGTCGGCCGGCACCGGGGCGGTCCGGCGGAGCGGGACGGGGCCTACCACCAGGGCACCGTGTGGCCGTGGCTGATCGGGCCGCTGGTCGACGCGCACCGGCGGGCCGGACTGCCCACCGATGATCTTCTGGTCGGACTCGAGGGGCATCTGGGCGAGTACGGGCTGGGATCGGTGAGCGAGACGGCCGACGGGCTCGCCCCGCACGGCGCGACCGGCTGCCCGTTCCAGGCGTGGTCGGTCGCCGAGCTGTTGCGCGTCCGGCAGGCCGGATAG
- a CDS encoding MGH1-like glycoside hydrolase domain-containing protein — protein MAAVVKYPGGVEDVQVITDRPTSAAPDPERLRLAQADAGEQDWRAWGPYLSERAWGTVREDYSEHGTAWDYFPHDHARSRAYRWNEDGMAGVCDDRQTFCFALALWNGKDPILKERMFGLGGDGGNHGEDVKEYWWYEDSTPTHSFMRWRYHYPQAAFPYDELVAVNALRGRDDTEYELVDTGIFDDDRYWAVTVDYAKASPTDMCILVTVANRSDRAERLHVLPTLWFRNTWAWGLPGGDRVPRLVGDGARLVGEHWVLGQILLEGDGTPIPLLCDNDTNAERLWRLPGRSPYPKDGINDHVVEGAATVNPDREGTRGALHYVFDVPAGGQRQIRLRLTRTAPPPGLAPPPPADLGDGFDAVLWARRAEANRFFDSVIPAAASADEALVARQAIAGLMWGKQFYHFDVKRWLEGDPGSTPPPAGRRHGRNSHWWHMTSFDVISMPDPWEYPWYAAWDLAFHCVTIARVDPGFAKEQLLLLLREWYLHPNGQVPAYEWAFGDVNPPVHAWAALKVFEIDGSRDHEFLARVMHKLLLNFTWWVNRKDTGGNNVFEGGFLGLDNVGPFDRSAALPVAGVLEQSDGTGWMAMYALNLLDMAIVLAEHDRAYVDTATKFFEHFAYIAAAAYDQGLWDDEDAFFYDVLRLADGSQVPLKVRSVVGLLPLAATTRLTAKTLHRLPELGARLRWFLTNRPEYAEVIGARRLGPDGRQQRLLSMVGPDQVVRLLARMLDTDEFLSEYGLRTLSRAHLDKPFTVTLGGQEFSVGYEPAESTSGLFGGNSNWRGPIWMPTNFLLISALRDYAAFFGDDLQVEYPTRSGQKLTLDEIADDLSARLISLFTRDGWGRRPIYGAAQLFQTHPDWRDLICFPEYFHGDNGAGLGAWHQTGWTALVADLILTLRR, from the coding sequence ATGGCCGCTGTGGTGAAGTACCCTGGCGGCGTCGAAGATGTGCAGGTGATCACTGACCGTCCGACCTCCGCCGCCCCCGACCCCGAGCGGCTCCGGCTCGCCCAGGCCGACGCCGGGGAGCAGGACTGGCGCGCATGGGGTCCCTATCTGTCCGAGCGGGCGTGGGGGACGGTACGGGAGGACTACAGCGAACACGGCACGGCGTGGGACTACTTTCCCCACGATCACGCGCGGTCCCGAGCCTACCGGTGGAACGAGGACGGCATGGCGGGCGTCTGCGATGACCGGCAGACGTTCTGTTTCGCCCTCGCCCTCTGGAACGGCAAGGACCCGATCCTCAAGGAGCGGATGTTCGGCCTCGGCGGCGACGGCGGCAACCACGGCGAGGACGTCAAGGAGTACTGGTGGTACGAGGACTCCACCCCCACCCACTCCTTCATGCGCTGGCGCTACCACTACCCGCAGGCCGCCTTCCCGTACGACGAGCTGGTCGCGGTCAACGCGCTGCGCGGCCGGGACGACACCGAGTACGAGCTGGTCGACACCGGGATCTTCGACGACGACCGGTACTGGGCGGTGACCGTCGACTACGCCAAGGCGTCCCCGACCGACATGTGCATCCTGGTGACCGTCGCCAACCGGAGCGACCGGGCCGAGCGGCTGCACGTGCTGCCCACGCTCTGGTTCCGCAACACCTGGGCGTGGGGGCTGCCCGGCGGCGACCGGGTGCCGAGGCTGGTCGGTGACGGCGCCCGCCTGGTCGGCGAGCACTGGGTGCTCGGCCAGATCCTCCTCGAGGGCGACGGCACGCCGATCCCGCTGCTCTGCGACAACGACACCAATGCCGAGCGGCTCTGGAGGTTGCCCGGCCGGTCGCCGTACCCGAAGGACGGCATCAACGACCACGTCGTCGAGGGCGCCGCCACGGTCAACCCGGACCGGGAGGGGACCCGGGGCGCGCTGCACTACGTCTTCGACGTGCCGGCCGGGGGGCAGCGGCAGATCCGGCTGCGGTTGACCCGGACCGCCCCGCCGCCGGGGCTCGCCCCGCCGCCGCCGGCCGACCTGGGCGACGGCTTCGACGCGGTGCTCTGGGCCCGGCGGGCCGAGGCGAACCGGTTCTTCGACAGCGTCATCCCGGCCGCGGCGAGCGCCGACGAGGCCCTGGTGGCTCGGCAGGCCATCGCCGGGCTGATGTGGGGCAAGCAGTTCTACCACTTCGACGTCAAGCGGTGGCTGGAGGGCGACCCCGGCTCGACGCCACCGCCGGCCGGTCGGCGGCACGGGCGTAACAGCCACTGGTGGCACATGACCAGCTTCGACGTGATCTCCATGCCGGACCCCTGGGAGTACCCCTGGTACGCGGCCTGGGACCTGGCCTTCCACTGCGTCACCATCGCCCGGGTCGACCCCGGCTTCGCCAAGGAGCAGCTGCTGCTCCTGCTCCGCGAGTGGTACCTGCACCCCAACGGGCAGGTCCCGGCGTACGAGTGGGCGTTCGGCGACGTGAACCCGCCGGTGCACGCCTGGGCGGCGCTGAAGGTCTTCGAGATCGACGGCTCCCGGGACCACGAGTTCCTCGCCCGGGTGATGCACAAGCTGCTGCTCAACTTCACCTGGTGGGTCAACCGCAAGGACACCGGCGGCAACAACGTCTTCGAGGGCGGCTTCCTCGGGCTGGACAACGTCGGCCCGTTCGACCGCTCCGCCGCGCTGCCGGTGGCCGGGGTGCTGGAGCAGTCCGACGGCACCGGCTGGATGGCCATGTACGCGCTCAACCTGCTCGACATGGCCATCGTGCTCGCCGAGCACGACCGGGCGTACGTGGACACCGCGACGAAGTTCTTCGAGCACTTCGCGTACATCGCCGCGGCCGCCTACGACCAGGGGCTCTGGGACGACGAGGACGCCTTCTTCTACGACGTGCTGCGGCTGGCCGACGGCAGCCAGGTGCCGCTGAAGGTCCGCTCGGTGGTCGGGCTGCTGCCCCTCGCGGCGACCACCCGGCTCACCGCGAAGACCCTGCACCGGCTGCCCGAGCTGGGCGCCCGGCTGCGCTGGTTCCTCACCAACCGCCCCGAGTACGCCGAGGTGATCGGCGCCCGCCGGCTCGGCCCGGACGGGCGGCAGCAGCGGCTGCTGTCCATGGTCGGCCCCGACCAGGTGGTCCGGCTGCTCGCCCGGATGCTGGACACCGACGAGTTCCTCTCCGAGTACGGCCTCCGCACGCTCAGCCGCGCCCACCTGGACAAGCCCTTCACGGTGACCCTCGGCGGCCAGGAGTTCAGCGTCGGCTACGAGCCGGCCGAGTCGACCAGCGGGTTGTTCGGCGGCAACTCCAACTGGCGCGGCCCGATCTGGATGCCGACCAACTTTTTGCTGATCAGCGCGCTGCGCGACTACGCCGCCTTCTTCGGCGACGATCTCCAGGTCGAGTACCCGACCCGGTCCGGGCAGAAGCTGACCCTGGACGAGATCGCCGACGACCTCTCCGCCCGGCTGATCTCGCTCTTCACCCGGGACGGCTGGGGCCGGCGGCCGATCTACGGCGCGGCCCAGCTCTTCCAGACCCACCCGGACTGGCGGGACCTGATCTGCTTCCCCGAGTACTTCCACGGCGACAACGGCGCCGGGTTGGGGGCCTGGCACCAGACCGGCTGGACCGCACTGGTCGCCGACCTGATCCTCACCCTGCGGCGCTGA
- a CDS encoding HAD family hydrolase, with product MRQRREATVLIFDADDTLWENNVLFERVIDDFLAWLDHPTLDRTEIRAVLDDIERANAVAHGYGSKVFLHSLGECLERLRERPATERERRELDELAAALVGHTVELMPGVAETLDDLATRHELLLLTKGEREEQQRKLDASGLLRHFRAAHIVREKDVDTYRWLAAEHGFDPAGAWMIGNSPRSDILPARAAGLNAVFIPNENTWVLEDDELDPTDTGVVRLAAFPDLLRHF from the coding sequence ATGCGGCAGCGCCGGGAGGCGACGGTGCTCATCTTCGACGCCGACGACACGCTCTGGGAGAACAACGTCCTCTTCGAGCGGGTGATCGACGACTTCCTCGCCTGGCTGGACCACCCCACGCTGGACCGGACCGAGATCCGGGCCGTCCTCGACGACATCGAGCGGGCCAACGCCGTGGCGCACGGCTACGGCAGCAAGGTCTTCCTGCACAGCCTGGGGGAGTGCCTGGAGCGGCTGCGCGAGCGGCCGGCCACCGAGCGGGAGCGCCGGGAGCTGGACGAGCTGGCCGCGGCGCTGGTCGGGCACACCGTCGAACTGATGCCCGGGGTCGCGGAGACGCTGGACGATCTCGCCACCCGCCACGAGCTGCTGCTGCTCACCAAGGGGGAACGGGAGGAGCAGCAGCGCAAACTCGACGCCTCGGGTCTGCTGCGCCACTTCCGGGCCGCGCACATCGTCCGGGAGAAGGACGTCGACACGTACCGCTGGCTGGCCGCCGAGCACGGGTTCGACCCGGCCGGCGCGTGGATGATCGGGAACTCGCCGCGGTCCGACATCCTGCCGGCCCGGGCCGCCGGCCTGAACGCGGTCTTCATCCCCAACGAGAACACCTGGGTGCTGGAGGACGACGAGCTGGACCCGACCGACACCGGCGTGGTCCGGCTGGCCGCCTTCCCCGACCTGCTCCGGCATTTCTGA
- a CDS encoding DUF4184 family protein, with protein sequence MPLTFPSHLAPVLPLKLWRPHWFDGVALATGAVSPDVCYLFTGTRFALGPRTHTLGGLLWWCLPVALGYAWIVRRVIAGIAVHLPGQRAFAWRDHAALGSVRHPWQVTVCSALIGAASHVGWDRVTHTDRWLRVVGVDWHALTGMYWWFFADLLSTVVGAVVVVGLALRAARRHEIFDGVRPPAPPARPAVFWRVALLVTAAGAAVLPALPYATMPAPGGVRMLHLGALALIAGALAAGRSDADRDAGRTGRSEEEQRHSG encoded by the coding sequence GTGCCGCTGACGTTCCCCTCGCACCTGGCTCCGGTGCTGCCGCTGAAGCTGTGGCGCCCACACTGGTTCGACGGGGTGGCCCTGGCCACCGGCGCGGTGTCGCCGGACGTCTGCTACCTGTTCACCGGCACCCGGTTCGCCCTCGGGCCGCGGACCCACACGCTGGGTGGGCTGCTCTGGTGGTGCCTGCCGGTGGCGCTCGGCTATGCCTGGATCGTCCGCCGGGTGATCGCCGGGATCGCGGTGCACCTGCCCGGTCAGCGCGCCTTCGCCTGGCGGGACCATGCCGCGCTCGGCAGCGTCCGGCATCCCTGGCAGGTCACCGTCTGCTCGGCGCTGATCGGCGCGGCGAGCCATGTCGGCTGGGACCGGGTCACCCACACCGACCGCTGGCTGCGCGTCGTCGGTGTTGACTGGCACGCCCTCACCGGCATGTACTGGTGGTTCTTCGCCGACCTGCTCAGCACGGTGGTCGGCGCCGTGGTCGTGGTCGGGCTGGCGCTGCGCGCCGCGCGCCGGCATGAGATCTTTGACGGCGTACGCCCCCCGGCGCCGCCGGCCCGCCCCGCGGTCTTCTGGCGGGTGGCGCTGCTCGTCACGGCCGCCGGGGCGGCGGTGCTACCGGCGCTGCCGTACGCCACGATGCCCGCCCCGGGCGGGGTGCGAATGCTGCACCTGGGCGCGCTCGCGTTGATCGCCGGCGCCCTGGCGGCCGGCCGGTCCGACGCCGATCGGGACGCCGGGCGGACCGGTCGCTCCGAGGAGGAACAGCGTCATTCCGGCTGA
- a CDS encoding L,D-transpeptidase family protein encodes MKRRSLILGAAAGVAAPIIAGGATPAVAAITDPDAGGGPVRPGGSHAKNHAARLKTLPTETRQVIVVGAASWTSTSATLETFTKVGGRWIPVSAPLPARIGSRGFSDNHVEGVPTTPTGVYSIGPTMYGIGANPGVRYPYHRLVSYDWWNENPDSPYYNSFQHTTTNPGGYSEALWQETPAYTHFAVITYNMAPNVARPVPNAGSGIFLHEFSTASGNATAGCVSLSHDHLVGVLGWLNPAASPRIVLSPYPVLSRY; translated from the coding sequence GTGAAGCGGAGATCTCTCATTCTCGGCGCGGCCGCCGGCGTCGCCGCGCCGATCATCGCCGGTGGCGCGACACCCGCGGTCGCGGCGATCACCGATCCCGACGCCGGTGGCGGCCCCGTCCGGCCCGGCGGCTCGCACGCGAAGAACCATGCCGCCAGGCTGAAGACGCTGCCGACGGAGACCAGGCAGGTCATCGTCGTCGGCGCGGCGAGCTGGACCTCGACGTCCGCGACCCTCGAGACGTTCACGAAGGTCGGCGGCCGGTGGATCCCGGTGTCGGCGCCCCTGCCCGCGCGGATCGGCTCCAGGGGCTTCAGCGACAACCACGTCGAGGGCGTGCCGACCACCCCGACCGGCGTCTACTCGATCGGCCCGACGATGTACGGCATCGGCGCGAACCCGGGCGTGCGCTACCCCTACCACCGGCTCGTCAGCTACGACTGGTGGAACGAGAACCCGGACTCGCCGTACTACAACAGCTTCCAGCACACCACCACCAACCCGGGCGGCTACAGCGAGGCGCTCTGGCAGGAGACACCGGCGTACACGCACTTCGCGGTGATCACCTACAACATGGCCCCGAACGTCGCCAGGCCGGTGCCGAACGCCGGCAGCGGCATCTTTCTGCACGAGTTCAGCACCGCGTCGGGCAACGCCACCGCCGGCTGCGTCAGCCTCTCGCACGACCACCTGGTCGGGGTGCTCGGCTGGCTCAACCCGGCAGCCTCGCCGCGCATCGTGCTCAGCCCGTACCCGGTGCTCAGCCGCTACTGA
- a CDS encoding rhomboid family intramembrane serine protease yields the protein MDTLSTGQPPAEESSTTCYRHPRRETLLRCTRCDRHICPECMREAPVGHRCPECVREDNRGIRQARTVFGGRVVSQPLVTYVLIGLNVLVYLVELVRPAIVDQFDGVGTALVDDSGQRYVDDGGAYPGYHPIGIAHGEWYRLITSTFLHLLPTEGRFGILHILFNMYWLWLLGRVLEERLGHLRLLTVYLLAALGGSVLAFLVDPHQTVVGASGAGYGLVGCYLVLTRRLQHHPIDRNRLFFSFVLWLVLTAGWTSWEGHLGGLLTGAAVGAGMAYAPAGRRTLVQVAVSVAVAVLLVALVVVKSLDLTT from the coding sequence ATGGACACGCTCAGCACCGGCCAGCCTCCCGCCGAGGAGTCGAGCACCACCTGCTACCGCCACCCCCGCCGGGAAACGCTGCTGCGCTGCACCCGCTGCGACCGCCACATCTGTCCTGAGTGCATGCGCGAGGCGCCGGTGGGACACCGCTGCCCAGAGTGCGTACGCGAGGACAACCGCGGCATCCGTCAGGCCCGTACGGTGTTCGGCGGCCGGGTGGTCAGCCAACCGCTGGTGACCTACGTGCTGATCGGGCTGAACGTGCTGGTCTACCTGGTCGAGCTGGTTCGCCCGGCCATCGTGGACCAGTTCGACGGGGTGGGCACGGCGCTGGTCGACGACAGCGGCCAGCGGTATGTCGACGACGGCGGCGCCTACCCGGGGTACCACCCGATCGGCATCGCGCACGGCGAGTGGTACCGGCTGATCACCTCGACCTTCCTGCACCTGCTGCCCACCGAGGGCCGGTTCGGCATCCTGCACATCCTGTTCAACATGTACTGGCTCTGGCTGCTCGGTCGAGTGCTCGAGGAACGGCTGGGCCACCTGCGCCTTCTCACCGTCTACCTGCTCGCCGCGCTCGGCGGGTCGGTGCTGGCGTTCCTCGTCGACCCGCACCAGACCGTCGTCGGCGCCTCGGGCGCGGGCTACGGGCTGGTTGGCTGCTACCTCGTCCTCACCCGACGCCTGCAGCACCACCCGATCGACCGCAACCGCCTGTTCTTCTCGTTCGTCCTCTGGCTGGTCCTCACCGCCGGCTGGACCTCCTGGGAGGGGCACCTGGGCGGCCTGCTGACCGGCGCCGCCGTCGGGGCCGGGATGGCGTACGCGCCGGCGGGGCGGCGCACCCTCGTGCAGGTGGCGGTGAGCGTCGCCGTCGCGGTGCTGCTCGTGGCGCTGGTGGTGGTCAAGTCGCTCGACCTCACCACCTGA
- a CDS encoding AMIN-like domain-containing (lipo)protein: MTPQRVPLLASLVVLLAAACTTTDHDGATSAPSTAPAPSATAAAPTDTAPTAPTAPATTAAAPADRGWRVTYGWGVPSSPARVTHTVTVPVTPAPGEPLPVLVQIQVGDHPAEGFSRITFAFRGPTPGYQVGYVSRVESDGSGAPVDLPGDAFLSVRFDPAQGHDSSGRNTVRAPARAIGYPTLRGWAPAGDFEGHLSFGLGLRTTGGPPPVRLAESTRPDGAHVVSVDVRRS, encoded by the coding sequence ATGACACCTCAGCGCGTACCACTGCTCGCCAGCCTGGTCGTGCTCCTCGCGGCGGCCTGTACGACGACCGACCACGACGGCGCGACGTCAGCGCCCTCGACGGCGCCTGCGCCCAGCGCGACCGCCGCCGCCCCCACCGACACCGCGCCCACCGCGCCCACCGCGCCTGCCACCACCGCCGCGGCCCCGGCCGACCGGGGCTGGCGGGTGACGTACGGGTGGGGGGTGCCCTCCTCGCCGGCCCGGGTGACGCACACCGTCACGGTGCCGGTCACCCCGGCGCCGGGGGAGCCGCTGCCCGTCCTGGTGCAGATCCAGGTCGGTGACCATCCGGCCGAGGGGTTCAGCCGGATCACCTTCGCCTTCCGCGGCCCGACTCCCGGCTACCAGGTCGGCTACGTCTCCCGGGTCGAGTCCGACGGCAGCGGCGCGCCGGTCGACCTGCCCGGGGACGCGTTCCTGTCGGTCCGCTTCGACCCGGCGCAGGGGCACGACAGCAGCGGCCGGAACACGGTGCGCGCGCCGGCGCGGGCCATCGGCTACCCGACGCTGCGCGGCTGGGCCCCGGCAGGGGACTTCGAGGGTCATCTCAGCTTCGGCCTGGGCCTGCGCACCACCGGCGGTCCGCCGCCGGTGCGGCTGGCCGAATCGACCCGGCCCGACGGTGCCCACGTCGTCTCGGTGGACGTGCGCCGCAGCTGA
- a CDS encoding RusA family crossover junction endodeoxyribonuclease produces the protein MQDTRALALTFEVSGLPPVKTEALSIFAAGHRQATRVRALLQAACAAAQRTGWTPLDGPIEVDLTLRCPPGHRTSDASTLLGGVCAVLQDKKRVANIGLAHLGVLVDVALYDDDRQIRRLSYVEEPAEDFSYQVRVAAVPTAV, from the coding sequence GTGCAGGACACCCGCGCTCTCGCCCTGACGTTCGAGGTGAGCGGCCTGCCCCCGGTCAAGACCGAGGCTCTGTCCATCTTCGCCGCCGGGCACCGGCAGGCGACGCGGGTCCGCGCCCTGCTCCAGGCGGCCTGCGCGGCCGCCCAGCGCACCGGCTGGACCCCGCTCGACGGGCCGATCGAGGTGGACCTGACCCTGCGCTGCCCGCCCGGGCACCGCACCTCCGACGCCAGCACGCTGCTGGGCGGGGTCTGCGCGGTGCTGCAGGACAAGAAGCGGGTAGCCAACATCGGGCTGGCCCACCTCGGCGTCCTGGTCGACGTCGCCCTCTACGACGACGATCGGCAGATCCGCCGGCTGTCGTACGTCGAGGAGCCGGCCGAGGACTTCTCGTACCAGGTCCGGGTGGCCGCCGTACCCACCGCGGTTTGA
- a CDS encoding VOC family protein, whose amino-acid sequence MRRERQRPAWAGFRPTGRRDGRMIARFKDLCMDAVDAPVLAGFWARILDGEVVDTGDGDARVDVRPGGAGPEPSWVNQVPEPRTGKTPVHLDLRLADADPTSAPSRRVPPSERRRYPACPRWTSVSPSSAASASPSKSIRLRPTPDPSDRLVIAGTPLCRVAGWAGSSPTRRLSCRTPALSP is encoded by the coding sequence ATGAGACGGGAACGACAGCGCCCGGCGTGGGCCGGGTTCCGCCCCACAGGGCGGCGTGATGGCCGGATGATCGCGCGCTTCAAGGACCTCTGCATGGACGCCGTCGACGCCCCGGTGCTGGCCGGATTCTGGGCCCGGATCCTCGACGGCGAGGTGGTCGACACCGGTGACGGCGACGCCCGGGTGGACGTCCGCCCCGGCGGGGCCGGACCGGAGCCGAGCTGGGTCAACCAGGTGCCCGAGCCGCGTACCGGCAAGACCCCGGTCCACCTGGACCTGCGCCTCGCAGACGCCGACCCCACTTCTGCGCCTTCCCGCCGAGTCCCACCCAGTGAACGGCGACGCTACCCAGCGTGCCCCCGGTGGACTAGCGTTTCGCCTAGCTCCGCAGCCAGCGCGTCGCCGTCGAAGTCGATACGCCTCCGGCCGACCCCCGACCCGTCCGATCGGTTGGTAATCGCGGGAACCCCCCTCTGCCGCGTCGCCGGTTGGGCAGGATCGTCCCCAACGAGGAGGTTGTCGTGCAGGACACCCGCGCTCTCGCCCTGA